The window CGGCTCGGCTGACGGAACGCTGTACATCTGGAACGTTCTGACGGGGAAGGTGGACAAAACGCTGGACCGGAATCACAAGTAAGACGTCACAGTTGAGGCGACGTCTCCTGACTCCTGACTTTGTGGCCGCGCTGGCCGCCGTGTGAGGTTTGCCAACTGGTTGTCGTCTCCCGCAGCTCGGCCATCAACGCCGTGTCGTGGTCGCCGTCGGGCGCGTACGTGAGCAGCGTGGAGAAGGGCAGCAAGGCCATCCTGTGGTCCGACATGTGACGGGAGGACCGGACCGGACCGGACGCTGCGCCATGTCTCGCCTTCACATGGGTGCCACcacgcactttttttttttttataaagaactGCCGGCAGCATGCCCGAATCCGACGGGCTCGGCCGTGACCTCGGTGTACAGAACGGAACACTCTTTGTTTTTCCTGCGACTTGCCGTCAATGTTCACTTGTCGACACGCTCTTGACTTTGTACACACGCAAAGCCAATAAAGACGTCCAATCTCGGCTCCGCTCGCTTCCTCGGCTTCAGCGAGAAGGAAGAAAGTGCAAGTGTGGAGATGTGTGTGCGGGTTTCATAAGCAGCTTAATGCGTTTGTATAAATCCAGCTGGCTCGGGCGGATCATCAGTCTTCATCAGtcgtcttcatcatcatcatcgtcatcatcaggTGTGTCATTCAGCTCCGTTGTAATTCCGTCActcttttgtttggattttatttaatgaaatggATTTTTTGTTGTGCGGATGTTTTTTCGTGCGTTCATAATAAAAGTCATCCCTgcgtgagacttttttttttttttcttcccccaaagAGTGTCTTGCAGGTGCGCTCGCCATGAGTCCCAAACGGGTCGTTTTCAAGAAAGTCTCCCGAGACAAGTCGGTAAGTTGTTGTCGTGGCAACGAGTTGACGCCTTCGTGCGTTCCCGCGGTCCGCAACGCGGCTTACGGACACTATGACTCGCGCGCGACTCACATGAGCTACTTGACAGGTGGCCGCCATCTTTGGAAGTTTTCCCAAAACACAATGCGCACTTAAAACGCCGCGAAAATCCTCCAGGGCAAACCAAGTGACAGCTGGCGTGCCCGTCAAGCGTATTGGTGGATATTTGTAACGGAAACTTGCAGTCCAATCAGAGAAGGGCTTCCCCAAGTAGATGAATTCAAAAGCTCTGAATCAAGTTTTTTCCTGAAGGGGTTTCTGGATGAGATTTTCTGAAGGCGGTATCACACAAAACTGTTCCCGTTGTCTAAGTTCTTGCTGTGTTGTAAACTTTAAACAGGGTGCCAAGTCTTGTCACGTTACTACGACATGCGCGCACCCGTGTACCTTCCCTGCCACGTGACCTCCATGTTAGCATGTCGCCGTAGGTGACCGTCTACCTGCCCAGCAGAGACTTCGTGGACCACTGCGACCATGTGGATCCAGTTGGTGAGTGCGGCTCTCTTTCACGTTTCCAAAAGGAGCGCCGCAACGTTCAGAACGCCGCGGCTCGAGTTCTGAGCAGGACAAGGAGAGTTTGAAAAGTCTCCCCGCCGGCTAATGGGATCTGCAGATTCCGAtcagatagtggagcacagagtccaaagcaaagaCGGCGACGGAGCGTGTGGGCGTtacgctgcacacaaatggaataagtcaTCCCCGAGTGTCAACGCGATCAAGGCCCgcttaaaaactcttcttttgttCTCGCTTATCATTCAGCACTCTAAAGCATTGCTAAGTTTTTAgtcctttttaatttttctgtactttttgcgctttgttttgaaatgcttttaatcatgtgaagCGAGCACATTGAGCTACTTTGAGTCTGAAATACATTTGCCTGGCCTTCTGGCATTTGCAGACGACGAATGGCCGACACTCCCCACACGAAGCTCCTCAGCTCCCTGAAACAGTTTGCTGGCAGCAGGAGTTGAGGAACTCTGTATTCATATGTCATGACTTGCAACGCGGCGTGTCGTTTGTTGTCTTTCAGACGGCGTGATTGTCGTCGACCCTTCGCAGCTGAGAGCAAAACGAGGTCAGTGGCGGAATGAGACGCCAACCGTGTGGAAAATGAAACACAACCGCGGTTGCTCCGAGTCAACCGGGTCacggtaatccgcaaaggttgaatcggcGCAACTGGACTCTTCGTGTTTGTTGAattagtttgttttgttgttttcttgaaCGTTGAAAAAATGACTGGCAGTTATGCAATCTGGCTAATGATGGTCTTTTGTCGTGCACAAAATTGTCGTCCGCTTTGTCGTTTCAGTCTACGTGATGTTGTCGTGCACCTTCCAATACGGCCGTCAAGACGTGGATGTGATGGGCGTGGCCTTCAGGCGCGACCTGTTCGTGGTGACCCGTCAGGTTTTCCCGGAGCTACAGGACAAGGAGCAGCTGACGCACAGCAAAATTCAGGAAAAGTTGCTGAGAAAACTGGACCGCAACGCCTTCCCTTTCTTCCTGGAGGTCAGCCTTGAGCTTGAGCGCCCCCTACGGGAGGGACATGAAGTCATCTGTGCtgtgatttgctttttttgcagtttccagACAACCTGCCCAACTCGGTCACGCTGCAGCCTGGACCTTCAGACGTTGGAAAGGTCGCCACCAATGCTCAAAACTGAGTTGAAGCTCGTGCTAACGTGCTAACGTTCGTACTTGTACGTTTGGGTGCAGAAATGTGCCGTGGAGTTTGAGGTGAAAGTTTTCTGTGCAGACTGTCGAGACGACAAAATGGCCAAAGAGTGAGTgtcttttattacattttttttggtctgacTTCTTCGTGGCTCGGCTTCCTTTTATCTGACTCGTCTGTGTCTTTGCAGGAGTTCGGTTCGTCTTGGCATTCGGAAGATCCAGTACAGTCCACGGGACGTTGAGGTGTCACCGGTCGCAGACACCACGTTTGACTTCCTGATGTCGGACAAACCTCTTCACGTCAAACTGAGTCTGCCCAAAGAGGTCAACCGGacaactggactcttctgtCAACCCGACTGACCTCTCGTGTAGCGCGCGGGGTTCGGCAACTAGTTTTTTCACGAGTGGCCGACGGTCGGACGCCAGTTTTGCGTGTCGTCACAACGCCACAGATGTAGCGGTCAATCAGAATGTACACGAGCGTTGACACTCCCAAAATACCCTTCCTGGCTTTAAGCTAGCGAGACCCAGCCGGTATTTGAGCCCCTATCAAATCCTGACTCGGTACTTGGTGGAGAAGCCGTTGTTGGCCAGTATGAGGTCAGAGGTTTCTTGGAGTTGATTACCAGATTCCCGGGAGGAATTTTGGAGCGCTCCTCTTTACAGATCCTCTCCAAATACTTGGAGACTAGACCTTGGCAACTTGAAGCTTCAGCTCCCTCCGCAGATTTTCTACGGGATTTAGGTCTGGAGGCTGGCTAGGCCGCTCCATGACCTGACCCGCTTTGGGTCATCGTCGTGCCGGGAGCCCCGTCCGCAACCCATTTGAGGTTTTCTGGCTGAGAGAATGAAGGAGGTTGTCGCCAGGATTTTCGCGGTGCAAGGCTCCATCCGTATTTCCCTGCATGCGGCGAAGCTTACCTGGCCCCTTTGTAGAcacaaaacacccccacagcaaaaAGGCTTCCATGGGGATTTTGTTCTCTGGGTCATAGTCTGAAGTCCTCTTCCTCCAAACACGGCGAGTCacattgactgtctgttgcggctccaactaccggagacaaattccttgtgtttttttgaacatacttggcaaataaagaggattctgatgtAGTTCTCGTGGCTGTGGTCCCAGCTGCCTTGAGATCATGAACAAGCTCCTCCCGTGTAGTTCTAGGATTTTTCATGATCATGATGAGTCTCTGACAATATCCCCCACGGTCTCCTTAAATCTCGCTCACTTTGTCTCCGTGTGGCAATTCACTTCCTCCTTGACCGTCACGCTATGGTTGTACTTTTGAATAAAAAGTACGATGTACTCCGCGTGGAACCTCAAAACCTGATAAGGGCTCGCAGTTTTTCATGGCAGCGCGCCGGCAGATGATGCAACTGTCTTTTCTCGACCGACGGTTCATTCCGGTCGGGTTTGGCCACGTTGCTCGGTGTG of the Phyllopteryx taeniolatus isolate TA_2022b chromosome 8, UOR_Ptae_1.2, whole genome shotgun sequence genome contains:
- the LOC133482660 gene encoding S-arrestin-like; the encoded protein is MPESDGLGRDLGVQNGTLFVFPATCRQCSLVDTLLTLYTRKANKDVQSRLRSLPRLQREGRKCKCGDVCAGFISSLMRLYKSSWLGRIISLHQSSSSSSSSSSECLAGALAMSPKRVVFKKVSRDKSVTVYLPSRDFVDHCDHVDPVDGVIVVDPSQLRAKRVYVMLSCTFQYGRQDVDVMGVAFRRDLFVVTRQVFPELQDKEQLTHSKIQEKLLRKLDRNAFPFFLEFPDNLPNSVTLQPGPSDVGKKCAVEFEVKVFCADCRDDKMAKESSVRLGIRKIQYSPRDVEVSPVADTTFDFLMSDKPLHVKLSLPKETFYHGEPVQAGVEITNRSNRNVKDISLSVAQVTNVILYSNDKYVKSVAKEETCDGVASGSSLAKSYALYPRLEHNKERRGLALDGSLKHRDTNLASSSMVKREVLKELQGMLVSYKLLLKMTAAGPLGSSEVCVELPFRLMHPKPEAGTESDDITFEDFKRSFLRGVIGDDDDQDDA